From a region of the Myxococcaceae bacterium JPH2 genome:
- a CDS encoding SDR family oxidoreductase: MKIDLSQKTAIVSGSTVGIGFAIAKRLAECGAVVVVNGRKQDSVDKAVAALKKAVPGATVRGVAADLSTAAGSAVLRKAEPAADILINNMGIFGPHDFFEIPDEEWSRFFEVNVLSGVRLSREYLPSMVSKGWGRVVFISSESALNIPVEMIHYGVTKTANLAVSRGLAKRVAGTGVTVNAVLPGPTLSEGVEAMLKDSAAKAGQSIEEAGTAFVREHRSTSLLQRMATPEEVANLVAYVCSPLASATTGAALRVDGGVVDTLA; this comes from the coding sequence ATGAAGATCGACCTGTCGCAGAAGACCGCCATCGTCTCCGGCTCCACGGTGGGCATCGGCTTCGCCATCGCGAAGCGGCTCGCCGAGTGCGGCGCGGTCGTGGTGGTGAACGGTCGCAAGCAGGACTCCGTGGACAAGGCGGTGGCGGCGCTGAAGAAGGCCGTGCCCGGAGCCACGGTGCGCGGCGTGGCCGCCGACCTGAGCACGGCGGCGGGCAGCGCGGTGCTGCGCAAGGCCGAGCCCGCCGCCGACATCCTCATCAACAACATGGGCATCTTCGGGCCGCACGACTTCTTCGAGATTCCGGACGAGGAGTGGTCGCGCTTCTTCGAGGTGAACGTGCTGTCGGGCGTTCGCCTGTCGCGTGAGTACCTCCCGAGCATGGTGTCCAAGGGCTGGGGCCGCGTCGTGTTCATCTCGTCCGAGTCGGCGCTGAACATCCCGGTGGAGATGATCCACTACGGCGTCACCAAGACGGCGAACCTCGCGGTCTCGCGCGGCCTGGCCAAGCGCGTGGCGGGCACGGGCGTGACGGTGAACGCGGTGCTGCCCGGCCCCACGCTGTCCGAGGGCGTGGAGGCGATGCTGAAGGACTCCGCCGCGAAGGCGGGCCAGTCCATCGAAGAGGCCGGAACGGCCTTCGTGCGAGAGCACCGCTCCACCTCATTGCTCCAGCGCATGGCCACGCCGGAGGAGGTGGCCAACCTCGTGGCCTATGTCTGCTCGCCCCTGGCCTCCGCCACCACCGGCGCCGCGCTGCGCGTCGATGGCGGCGTCGTCGACACCCTCGCCTGA
- a CDS encoding response regulator, with product MSDTPTLLLVDDDSFVRRILKDVITDTGIDLRVLEAADGEEGLAVAEREQPAVMFLDLFMPKKSGLEVLGAIKHVSPGTRVLVISSMDAEPVVEQAISAGAVGFVGKPFHPLEIASAVRQALAH from the coding sequence ATGTCTGACACTCCCACCCTGCTGCTGGTGGATGACGACAGCTTCGTTCGTCGCATCCTCAAGGACGTCATCACCGATACGGGCATCGACCTTCGGGTGCTCGAAGCAGCGGATGGCGAAGAAGGTCTGGCCGTGGCCGAGCGCGAGCAGCCCGCGGTGATGTTCCTGGACCTCTTCATGCCGAAGAAGAGCGGGCTCGAAGTGCTGGGAGCCATCAAGCACGTGTCGCCAGGAACGCGCGTGCTCGTCATCAGCAGCATGGACGCGGAGCCGGTGGTGGAGCAGGCCATCTCCGCGGGCGCCGTGGGTTTCGTGGGCAAGCCCTTCCATCCCCTGGAGATTGCTTCCGCCGTACGCCAGGCGCTCGCCCACTGA
- a CDS encoding TIGR02266 family protein, whose amino-acid sequence MSSSVVNYWVGDSLGRVLGPLTLQAFRDLISSGRLKAAVRASRDGTTWLPIQELAEVRDLFAAAQPTASMEVQQAERLRTQLRGLLNLGPLDVFGMKPTASLDEVRLAFFRMAKRFSPEHLSPETHPELKKVSAEIFDFLARRMRDAEALYTLNNNPVPRAPPPRLDVSATVPPPPAPAPRAAPVAPPPPANVVRPPPAPPPPAPPPRPPPVMTPVARAPVAPPPPAPPPPPPAPVRRAAPAPAAPAYTSAEFVGLERRTDDRIHADVKVSLQNAGIFTDHRIINLSSGGLFIATDKPLRLGTQVELTLRFDDPARVMTMRSSVIWENSLDDGKNPRGYGLRLSSLRPEERDFIQQYLKRRVKKP is encoded by the coding sequence GTGTCGTCCTCCGTTGTGAATTACTGGGTGGGAGACTCGCTCGGCCGCGTTCTGGGCCCGCTGACCCTCCAGGCCTTTCGAGATCTCATCTCCTCCGGCCGACTCAAGGCCGCGGTGCGCGCGTCCCGAGACGGGACGACCTGGCTGCCCATCCAAGAGCTGGCCGAGGTGCGCGACCTCTTCGCCGCCGCGCAGCCCACCGCCTCCATGGAGGTCCAGCAGGCCGAGCGCCTGCGCACGCAGCTTCGCGGACTGCTCAACCTCGGACCGCTCGACGTGTTCGGCATGAAGCCCACCGCGAGCCTCGACGAGGTGCGCCTGGCCTTCTTCCGCATGGCGAAGCGCTTCTCGCCGGAGCACCTGTCGCCGGAGACGCATCCGGAGCTGAAGAAGGTGTCGGCGGAGATCTTCGACTTCCTCGCGCGGCGCATGCGCGACGCCGAAGCCCTCTACACGTTGAACAACAACCCCGTGCCTCGGGCGCCGCCGCCTCGGCTGGACGTCAGCGCGACCGTGCCGCCGCCCCCGGCTCCCGCGCCGCGTGCCGCGCCTGTCGCTCCGCCTCCCCCGGCGAACGTCGTCCGCCCGCCGCCCGCGCCACCACCGCCCGCGCCGCCACCTCGGCCCCCGCCGGTGATGACCCCGGTGGCCCGCGCTCCCGTGGCTCCGCCGCCTCCCGCGCCGCCGCCGCCACCTCCGGCGCCCGTGCGTCGCGCGGCTCCCGCTCCTGCGGCTCCGGCGTATACGAGCGCGGAGTTCGTGGGTCTGGAGCGCCGCACCGACGACCGCATCCACGCGGACGTGAAGGTGTCACTCCAGAACGCAGGCATCTTCACCGACCACCGCATCATCAACCTGTCCTCTGGCGGACTCTTCATCGCCACGGACAAGCCGCTGCGGCTGGGAACTCAGGTGGAGCTGACCCTGCGGTTCGATGATCCGGCGCGGGTGATGACGATGCGCAGCTCGGTCATCTGGGAGAACTCGCTGGATGACGGCAAGAACCCGCGCGGCTACGGGTTGCGCCTGAGCAGCCTCCGCCCCGAGGAGCGGGACTTCATCCAGCAGTACTTGAAGCGGCGAGTGAAGAAGCCCTGA
- a CDS encoding histidine kinase, translating into MAPVSVPPAEYRLLEGLPLPTAVVREERVVYANPALTSLLGPGASPPSAPAELLTRLLAPGQGPVNPSRAPLYPEPPLWLRVRATHEPEHVRGLRRLPGITPDEHVLMLLDAEGEDAVLRLSEALAMAASEMLRCRDEHAVLELAAEAVHRQGFHVSFMLLDGDSLRHGPMRQDADTVAAAERLYGKAMSEVRFSRASMPHLEAVLAQRRALFHPDLFEVVRRLHAPEVASLIVRTYPPGTRGLDAPIFVGGEPYGIFSAQGLTLTPAGAGTLELFAQLVGGALENVRHHRDTEARLGELSRLQEELVARERLTVLGEAAGVVAHEVRNPLGAILNAVAVLKRESRLGTAGVSAVEMLEEEAIRLEDIVRDLLDVVRPLEPRPRPLHLGELVRRALGLLRERPSAASPPVEVSEDEDLPLLQADETLLQLAVTHLLRNALQAAPEPGAVRVQVTRVPEGVSLSVEDTGAGIPGVDPQRVFEPFFLTRANGRGLGLAIVRRVVLAHGGQVRAGSKPEGGARFELVLPLEPRA; encoded by the coding sequence ATGGCTCCCGTGTCCGTCCCGCCCGCCGAGTACCGGCTGCTCGAAGGCCTCCCCCTGCCCACCGCCGTCGTGCGAGAGGAGCGGGTGGTGTACGCCAACCCCGCGCTCACCTCGCTGCTCGGGCCCGGAGCGAGCCCGCCGAGCGCGCCCGCGGAGCTGCTGACCCGGCTGCTCGCCCCGGGGCAGGGTCCGGTGAACCCCTCCCGTGCGCCGCTGTACCCGGAGCCACCCCTCTGGCTCAGGGTGCGCGCGACCCACGAGCCCGAACACGTCCGAGGCCTGCGCCGACTGCCGGGAATCACGCCAGACGAGCACGTGCTGATGTTGCTCGACGCGGAGGGCGAAGACGCGGTGCTGCGGCTGAGCGAGGCGCTCGCGATGGCGGCCTCGGAGATGCTGCGCTGCCGGGACGAACACGCGGTGCTCGAGCTGGCGGCGGAGGCGGTGCACCGGCAGGGCTTCCATGTGTCCTTCATGCTGCTGGACGGTGACTCGCTCCGGCACGGCCCCATGCGCCAGGACGCGGACACGGTGGCCGCCGCCGAGCGGCTGTACGGCAAGGCCATGTCCGAGGTGCGCTTCTCCCGCGCCAGCATGCCGCACCTGGAAGCAGTGCTCGCCCAGCGACGGGCCCTGTTCCATCCGGACCTGTTCGAGGTCGTGCGCCGACTGCACGCGCCCGAGGTGGCCTCGCTCATCGTGCGGACCTATCCCCCGGGAACGCGCGGGCTGGACGCCCCCATCTTCGTGGGCGGCGAGCCCTACGGCATCTTCTCCGCGCAGGGCCTGACGCTCACGCCCGCGGGCGCGGGCACGCTGGAACTCTTCGCGCAGCTCGTGGGAGGCGCGTTGGAGAACGTGCGCCACCACCGCGACACGGAGGCGCGGCTCGGCGAGCTGTCCCGCCTCCAGGAAGAGCTGGTCGCACGCGAGCGGCTCACGGTGCTGGGCGAAGCCGCGGGCGTGGTGGCGCATGAGGTGCGCAACCCACTGGGCGCCATCCTCAACGCGGTGGCGGTGCTCAAGCGCGAGTCGCGACTGGGCACGGCCGGCGTCTCCGCCGTGGAGATGCTGGAGGAAGAGGCCATCCGGCTGGAGGACATCGTCCGGGACCTCCTGGACGTGGTGCGCCCGCTGGAGCCACGCCCGCGTCCGCTGCACCTGGGCGAGCTGGTGCGCCGCGCGCTCGGATTGCTTCGCGAGCGCCCGAGCGCCGCGAGTCCTCCCGTCGAGGTGAGCGAGGACGAGGACCTGCCGCTGCTTCAGGCGGACGAGACGCTGCTCCAGCTCGCGGTCACCCACTTGCTGCGCAATGCGCTGCAAGCCGCACCGGAACCCGGCGCGGTGCGCGTGCAGGTGACGCGCGTGCCCGAGGGCGTCTCGTTGAGCGTGGAGGACACGGGCGCGGGCATTCCAGGCGTGGATCCGCAGCGCGTCTTCGAGCCCTTCTTCCTCACCCGCGCCAATGGCCGAGGCCTGGGCCTGGCCATCGTCCGACGCGTGGTGCTCGCGCACGGAGGGCAGGTGCGCGCGGGCTCGAAGCCCGAGGGAGGCGCCCGCTTCGAGCTGGTCCTCCCCCTGGAGCCGCGCGCCTGA
- a CDS encoding RNA methyltransferase, producing the protein MRGRDTRGAERVYVSALPGLEPALEGEARELGFAPRAVEGGVELEGAPGLHQEANLRLRTASRVLLRLGTFRASDEAALENGLAALPLSRVWAAGGAPPRMSVTLHRTGVPGAGTVLSAAARAWRLRTVEQAGPLDDESSPGLTMLVRVDGESFTVSVDTSGESLYRRGYRQEVSRAPLRETLAAGILRLAGYTGAEPLVDPMCGSGTFLVEGAWMSMRRAPGLGRTFAFESFPSFDARAWTERRAKAEAEALEAPRAPLLGFDLNAGALGTARRNARRAGVTLTLERHDLRTLATPATGPGFVVANPPYGKRVGEADDLPGLYRALGATLRRSFRGWRVALIVPEDAKLVGQLGLDGAKSLPVRNGGLRCRLLLATP; encoded by the coding sequence ATGAGAGGTCGAGACACGCGCGGCGCCGAGCGCGTCTATGTGTCAGCGCTGCCGGGCCTGGAGCCCGCGTTGGAGGGCGAGGCTCGGGAGCTGGGCTTCGCTCCGCGCGCGGTGGAGGGCGGCGTGGAGTTGGAGGGCGCGCCGGGGCTGCATCAAGAGGCCAACCTGCGACTGCGCACGGCGAGCCGCGTGTTGCTTCGCCTGGGCACCTTTCGCGCGTCCGACGAAGCGGCGCTGGAGAATGGGCTGGCCGCGCTGCCGCTGTCGCGGGTGTGGGCCGCGGGGGGCGCGCCGCCTCGGATGTCCGTGACGCTGCATCGTACCGGCGTGCCTGGGGCGGGCACGGTGCTGTCCGCCGCCGCGCGCGCCTGGCGGCTGCGCACGGTGGAGCAAGCGGGTCCGCTGGACGATGAGTCGAGCCCGGGCCTCACGATGCTCGTGCGCGTGGACGGCGAGTCGTTCACCGTGAGCGTGGACACCAGTGGCGAGTCGCTCTATCGCCGAGGCTACCGTCAGGAGGTGAGCCGGGCGCCCCTGCGCGAGACGCTCGCGGCCGGCATCCTGCGACTGGCGGGCTACACGGGCGCGGAGCCCCTGGTGGATCCAATGTGCGGCTCGGGCACGTTCCTGGTGGAGGGCGCGTGGATGTCCATGCGCCGCGCGCCAGGGCTCGGCCGGACGTTCGCGTTCGAGTCCTTCCCGAGCTTCGATGCGCGCGCGTGGACGGAGCGTCGCGCGAAGGCCGAGGCCGAGGCACTGGAGGCGCCGCGTGCGCCGCTGCTGGGCTTTGACCTCAACGCGGGAGCGCTGGGGACGGCGAGGCGCAACGCGCGGCGCGCGGGCGTGACGCTGACGCTGGAGCGGCACGACCTGCGAACCTTGGCCACGCCGGCGACAGGGCCGGGCTTCGTGGTGGCGAACCCGCCGTATGGCAAGCGCGTGGGCGAGGCCGACGACCTGCCGGGCCTCTATCGCGCGCTGGGCGCGACGCTGCGTCGGTCGTTCCGGGGATGGCGTGTGGCGCTCATCGTCCCGGAGGACGCGAAGCTGGTGGGGCAGCTCGGGCTGGACGGCGCGAAGAGCCTGCCGGTGCGCAACGGTGGACTGCGCTGCCGGCTGCTGCTCGCCACGCCCTGA
- a CDS encoding DMT family transporter gives MTAVPAARSPRTLSPIPAVLLAVISVQGGAAVAKELFPALGAAGTSGLRISLAALVLLAVFRPSFRTLTRAQWLAVIPYGVLLGGMNLSFYLALQRIPLGLCVTVEFLGPLAVAVFGSRRASDFLWVLLAAVGIGLLVPWKQGEGALDLMGVLLALVAAACWGAYIVTGGRVSRLFSGGQGVAIGMTFAALTVLPVALAGGVVSRLTPGLFAAGLGVAVLSSALPYSLEMTALRVLPSRTFGILMSLEPAVAALAGLLFLRERLSVVQWLAVLCVSAASAGSALTAPRAPAPVEA, from the coding sequence ATGACCGCCGTGCCCGCCGCCCGTTCGCCTCGAACCCTGTCCCCCATCCCCGCGGTGTTGCTCGCGGTCATCAGCGTGCAGGGAGGCGCGGCGGTCGCCAAGGAGTTGTTCCCCGCGCTGGGTGCGGCGGGCACCTCGGGCCTGCGCATCTCGTTGGCCGCGCTGGTGCTGCTGGCCGTCTTCCGGCCCTCGTTCCGAACGCTCACGCGCGCGCAGTGGCTGGCCGTCATTCCGTATGGCGTGCTGCTGGGCGGGATGAACCTCTCGTTCTACCTGGCGCTGCAACGCATCCCGTTGGGGCTGTGCGTCACGGTGGAGTTCCTGGGGCCGTTGGCCGTGGCGGTGTTCGGCTCGCGGCGCGCGTCGGACTTCCTGTGGGTCTTGCTCGCGGCGGTGGGCATTGGATTGCTGGTGCCGTGGAAGCAGGGGGAGGGCGCGTTGGACCTCATGGGCGTGCTGCTCGCGCTCGTCGCCGCCGCGTGCTGGGGGGCGTACATCGTGACGGGAGGCCGCGTGTCGCGCCTGTTCTCCGGAGGGCAGGGCGTGGCCATCGGCATGACGTTCGCGGCGCTGACGGTGCTGCCAGTGGCCTTGGCGGGGGGCGTGGTGTCTCGGCTGACGCCGGGGCTGTTCGCGGCGGGCCTGGGGGTGGCGGTGCTGTCGAGCGCGCTGCCGTACTCGCTGGAGATGACGGCGCTGCGGGTGCTGCCCAGCCGGACCTTTGGCATCTTGATGAGCTTGGAGCCGGCGGTCGCGGCCCTCGCGGGCCTGCTCTTCCTGCGGGAGCGGTTGTCCGTCGTGCAGTGGCTCGCGGTGCTGTGCGTGAGCGCGGCGTCCGCGGGCTCCGCCCTCACCGCTCCCCGGGCTCCGGCCCCGGTCGAGGCCTGA
- a CDS encoding 1-acyl-sn-glycerol-3-phosphate acyltransferase, translated as MLRALFFVLSLLPEGLRRRIVRGLMHCVWSTMAREEVVGRENLPDEPCLFICNHLSNADGFTLFRALRPRHIVFLAGVKLQGTVMTRLATESMDTICIKPNSPDIEALRRSVDTLKKGESVLIFPEGGRSRTGALCEAKKGVALIAKRAGVPVVPVALEGTEKLMPINDTDMGGEHVHRAHVTVHVGQPFRVEDLEPETLGAADPRQALVDAMMRRVAELLPPAYRGVYATVSEPAEAPLVREAPLAPLPG; from the coding sequence GTGCTACGAGCTCTCTTTTTCGTGCTGTCCCTGCTGCCGGAGGGCCTCCGCCGCCGCATCGTGCGCGGGCTCATGCACTGCGTCTGGTCCACGATGGCGCGCGAGGAAGTGGTCGGCCGGGAGAACCTGCCCGACGAGCCCTGTCTCTTCATCTGCAACCACCTGTCCAACGCGGATGGCTTCACGCTGTTTCGCGCGTTGCGTCCGCGTCACATCGTCTTCCTCGCGGGCGTGAAGTTGCAGGGCACGGTGATGACGCGGCTGGCCACCGAGTCGATGGACACCATCTGCATCAAGCCCAACTCGCCGGACATCGAGGCGCTGCGGCGCTCGGTGGACACGCTGAAGAAGGGTGAGTCCGTCCTCATCTTCCCGGAGGGAGGCCGCAGCCGCACGGGCGCGCTCTGCGAGGCGAAGAAGGGCGTGGCGCTCATCGCCAAGCGCGCGGGAGTGCCCGTGGTGCCGGTGGCGCTGGAGGGCACCGAGAAGCTGATGCCCATCAACGACACGGACATGGGCGGCGAGCACGTGCACCGAGCGCACGTCACGGTGCACGTGGGGCAGCCCTTCCGCGTGGAGGACCTGGAGCCGGAGACGCTCGGCGCCGCGGACCCTCGGCAGGCGCTGGTGGACGCGATGATGCGCCGCGTGGCGGAGCTGCTGCCGCCCGCCTACCGAGGCGTCTATGCCACCGTGTCCGAGCCCGCCGAGGCGCCCTTGGTCCGGGAGGCTCCCCTGGCCCCGCTGCCGGGGTGA
- a CDS encoding oxidoreductase: protein MSVEAAPARAKKPVEYEATVTEVRRDTHDTVTLFLDLEGAPRDYKAGQFLNIDPHQFPALARLCAYLQEHKGRREPIRSYSLASAPHESRLAITVKDEEFIPGLTQYPPLLSPYLVHGHLVGTRMKVTGFLGPYVLPDDVTERTDHLVHLVAGSGAVPNFSILKDALHRGLPLRHTFLFSNKTWGDILYREELAALERAHPERLRVVHTLTRETDASHFGPAVRKGRVGQALLEELLPDFETCLVYACGPAITPWDRRKALETRTPATPRFIEAVLGHLHALGIPDKRIKRETYG, encoded by the coding sequence ATGAGTGTCGAAGCCGCCCCCGCCCGCGCGAAGAAGCCCGTGGAATACGAGGCCACCGTCACCGAGGTGCGTCGTGACACGCACGACACCGTGACGCTCTTCCTCGACCTCGAAGGTGCGCCCCGGGATTACAAGGCCGGACAGTTCCTCAACATCGACCCGCACCAGTTCCCGGCCCTCGCTCGGCTGTGCGCCTACCTCCAGGAGCACAAGGGCAGACGCGAGCCCATCCGCTCGTACTCGCTCGCGTCGGCGCCCCACGAGTCTCGCCTGGCCATCACGGTGAAGGACGAGGAGTTCATCCCGGGCCTCACCCAGTACCCGCCCCTCTTGTCGCCCTACCTCGTGCACGGCCACCTCGTGGGCACGCGCATGAAGGTGACGGGGTTCCTGGGACCCTATGTCCTGCCGGACGACGTGACCGAGCGGACGGATCATCTCGTCCATCTGGTGGCGGGCTCGGGCGCCGTGCCCAACTTCTCCATCCTCAAGGACGCGCTGCATCGCGGGCTGCCGCTGCGTCACACGTTCCTGTTCTCCAACAAGACGTGGGGCGACATCCTCTATCGCGAGGAGCTGGCCGCCCTGGAGCGCGCCCACCCGGAGCGCCTGCGCGTGGTGCACACGCTCACGCGCGAGACGGACGCGTCACACTTCGGCCCCGCCGTGCGCAAGGGACGCGTGGGACAGGCGCTCCTCGAGGAGCTGCTGCCGGACTTCGAGACGTGCCTCGTCTACGCGTGCGGCCCCGCCATCACCCCGTGGGACCGCCGCAAGGCGCTGGAGACGCGCACGCCCGCGACGCCGCGCTTCATCGAGGCGGTGCTGGGCCACCTCCACGCGCTCGGCATCCCGGACAAGCGAATCAAGCGGGAGACGTACGGGTAG
- a CDS encoding SAM-dependent methyltransferase, translating to MRRNVKAPQVRRELLPDQSPALLRELHLLTREGNLNADALRKLKQVNHLMGLLRPAMEEVQARHPSPLVVDAGSGNAYLGFVLYELFLKGAADGALLSIEGRPELTERAKERAARLGFERMRFQTAHLDAADYPERIHVMLALHACDTATDDALVAAIRHGADHVAVVPCCQAEVAAQLKSQRPQGPGTMSLLYQHPWHRREFGSHITNVIRALTLEAFGYQVTVTELTGWEHSLKNELILGRRVHRENRRARVQLEALLAEVGVQPKLTRLLGVTPTARPGAEVTSEPEPEDAPTRTSPA from the coding sequence CTGAGACGCAACGTCAAAGCCCCCCAGGTCCGGCGGGAGCTGTTGCCGGACCAGTCCCCCGCGCTCTTGCGCGAGCTGCACCTGCTCACGCGCGAGGGCAACCTCAACGCGGATGCGCTGCGCAAGCTCAAGCAGGTCAACCACCTGATGGGCTTGCTGCGTCCGGCGATGGAGGAGGTGCAGGCGCGCCACCCGAGCCCGCTGGTGGTGGACGCCGGCAGCGGCAACGCCTACCTCGGCTTCGTGCTGTACGAGCTGTTCCTCAAGGGCGCGGCGGACGGCGCGCTGCTGTCCATCGAGGGGCGGCCCGAGCTGACGGAGCGCGCGAAGGAGCGCGCGGCGCGGCTGGGCTTCGAGCGCATGCGCTTCCAGACGGCGCACCTGGACGCGGCCGATTATCCGGAGCGCATCCACGTGATGCTGGCGCTGCACGCGTGCGACACGGCGACGGATGACGCGCTGGTGGCGGCCATCCGTCACGGCGCGGACCACGTCGCGGTGGTGCCATGCTGCCAGGCCGAGGTGGCCGCGCAGCTCAAGTCACAGCGCCCGCAGGGGCCGGGCACCATGTCCCTGCTGTACCAGCACCCGTGGCACCGTCGCGAGTTCGGCTCGCACATCACCAACGTCATCCGCGCGTTGACGCTGGAGGCGTTCGGCTACCAGGTGACGGTGACGGAGCTGACGGGCTGGGAGCACTCGCTGAAGAACGAGCTCATCCTCGGCCGGCGCGTGCACCGGGAGAACCGCCGGGCCCGCGTGCAGTTGGAGGCGCTCCTGGCCGAGGTGGGCGTGCAGCCCAAGCTGACGCGCCTGCTGGGCGTGACGCCCACGGCGCGTCCCGGTGCCGAGGTGACGTCGGAGCCTGAGCCCGAGGACGCGCCTACCCGTACGTCTCCCGCTTGA
- a CDS encoding NifU family protein — protein sequence MSVNIQLEWTPNPSTLKYVVDRRLLGSGAVNITSKDDAQAKSPLARKLMDIRGVTAVMVGTNFVTVTKGDEGEWDELNDSVMATLDSHLESNEPVVDEAAVAASRQQSTGDGSVVSRIQDILDSEIRPAVAQDGGDITLDRFEDGVVYLHMKGSCAGCPSSTATLKMGIESRLREIIPEVNEVVSV from the coding sequence ATGTCGGTGAACATCCAGCTCGAGTGGACCCCCAATCCCAGCACGCTCAAGTACGTCGTCGACCGGCGCCTGCTGGGCTCTGGCGCGGTGAACATCACCAGCAAGGACGACGCACAGGCCAAGTCGCCGCTGGCGCGCAAGCTGATGGACATCCGCGGCGTCACGGCGGTGATGGTCGGAACGAACTTCGTCACCGTCACCAAGGGCGACGAGGGTGAGTGGGACGAGTTGAACGACTCGGTGATGGCGACGCTGGACTCCCACCTGGAGTCCAATGAGCCGGTGGTGGACGAGGCGGCGGTGGCGGCGTCGCGGCAGCAGTCGACCGGGGATGGCTCGGTGGTGTCGCGCATCCAGGACATCCTCGACAGCGAGATCCGCCCCGCGGTGGCGCAGGACGGTGGCGACATCACCCTGGACCGCTTCGAGGACGGCGTCGTCTACCTGCACATGAAGGGCTCGTGCGCGGGCTGCCCGTCGTCCACGGCGACGCTGAAGATGGGCATCGAGTCCCGCCTGCGGGAGATCATTCCCGAGGTCAATGAAGTGGTGTCCGTCTGA
- a CDS encoding N-acetyltransferase has product MSTPLPTTLRILKAITEVPRAAWDALVDDAAAPFLEWAFLAALEESGCAVPERGWHPRHLTLWRGSRLVAAAPAYLKDDSQGEFVFDGPWATAAERAGLDYYPKLVLAVPFTPATGRRVLVAPGEDRASREAELYGAALEYARAERFSGVHVLFHTPEEAPTLEAQGYALRLGVQYQWRNRDYRSFDDFLARFHSKRRNQVRREVRAPAAQGITLSTLRGDALDTLDVDTVWRLYVSTVDRYPWGVRYLTPDFFARLLRDFRHRCEFVEARRDGNRVAGAFNLIGPRALFGRYWGCFEEHPFLHFNVCLYHPVEDAIARGLERFEPGAGGEHKLTRGFEPQLTYSAHLLLHPGLDRAVRGLLAHERAAVQGGLPQWWAETGFKERA; this is encoded by the coding sequence ATGTCGACCCCGCTGCCCACCACCCTGCGCATCCTCAAGGCCATCACCGAGGTTCCTCGGGCGGCCTGGGATGCGCTCGTGGACGACGCGGCGGCGCCATTCTTGGAGTGGGCCTTCCTCGCCGCGCTGGAGGAGAGCGGCTGCGCGGTGCCCGAGCGCGGCTGGCACCCGCGCCACCTCACCTTGTGGCGAGGCTCGCGGCTGGTGGCCGCCGCGCCCGCCTATCTCAAGGACGACAGCCAGGGTGAGTTCGTCTTCGACGGCCCCTGGGCCACCGCCGCCGAGCGCGCGGGCCTCGACTACTACCCCAAGCTGGTCCTGGCCGTGCCCTTCACGCCCGCCACCGGGCGCCGCGTGCTCGTGGCCCCGGGCGAGGACCGCGCCAGCCGCGAGGCCGAGCTGTACGGCGCCGCGCTGGAGTACGCCCGCGCCGAGCGCTTCAGCGGCGTGCATGTCCTCTTCCACACGCCCGAGGAGGCCCCCACGCTGGAGGCCCAGGGCTATGCCCTGCGCCTGGGCGTGCAGTACCAGTGGCGCAACCGGGACTATCGTTCGTTCGACGACTTCCTCGCCCGCTTCCACTCCAAGCGGCGCAACCAGGTGCGGCGCGAGGTGCGCGCCCCGGCCGCGCAAGGCATCACGCTGAGCACCCTGCGCGGGGACGCGCTGGACACCCTGGACGTGGACACCGTCTGGCGGCTGTATGTGTCCACGGTGGACCGCTATCCGTGGGGCGTGCGCTACCTCACCCCGGACTTCTTCGCCCGGCTGCTGCGGGACTTTCGGCACCGCTGTGAGTTCGTGGAGGCGCGGCGGGATGGAAACCGGGTGGCCGGCGCGTTCAACCTCATTGGCCCGCGCGCGCTCTTCGGACGCTACTGGGGCTGCTTCGAGGAGCACCCGTTCCTGCACTTCAACGTCTGTCTGTACCATCCGGTGGAGGACGCCATCGCCCGGGGACTGGAGCGCTTCGAACCCGGGGCCGGCGGTGAGCACAAGCTGACGCGCGGCTTCGAGCCCCAGCTCACATACAGTGCACACCTGCTCCTCCACCCCGGCCTGGACCGGGCGGTGCGCGGCCTGCTGGCCCACGAGCGAGCAGCCGTCCAGGGAGGCCTGCCCCAGTGGTGGGCCGAGACAGGTTTCAAGGAGCGGGCCTGA
- a CDS encoding ATP-dependent Clp protease adaptor ClpS: MAQKHESDTHVVTETVPKQKLKKPTLYKVLLHNDNYTTREFVVAVLKEVFHKSESDAVQIMLHIHYNGIGVAGVYTFDVAETKVKTVEAAARENGFPLRLSMEPEEG; this comes from the coding sequence ATGGCGCAGAAGCACGAGAGCGACACGCACGTCGTCACGGAGACCGTTCCGAAGCAGAAGCTCAAGAAGCCCACGCTCTACAAGGTGCTCCTGCACAACGACAACTACACGACGCGCGAGTTCGTGGTGGCCGTCCTGAAGGAGGTCTTCCACAAGTCGGAGTCGGATGCCGTGCAGATCATGCTGCACATTCATTACAACGGCATCGGAGTCGCGGGCGTTTATACATTCGATGTCGCCGAGACGAAGGTCAAGACAGTGGAGGCCGCGGCGCGGGAGAACGGGTTCCCCCTGCGGCTGTCCATGGAACCCGAGGAAGGTTGA